In Mycobacterium sp. ITM-2016-00317, the genomic window GTACCACGACCATCTCGGCATGATCGTGCTGCACGAAGAGGTCAACGAGGAGCAGGGCATCCGCGAGGCGATGCTGTCGGTCCGCGGCGCCCCGGTCGGCAGCCCGCAGCTCCAGCTGATGTCCCCGGTCGACGACAGCTCGACGATCGCGAAGTTCCTCGACAAGCGCGGTCCCGGCCTGCAGCAGTTCGCGTACCGGGTCAGCGACATCGAGGCGCTCAGCGAACGTCTGCGCGAGCAGGGCGTGCGGTTGATCTACGACGCCCCCCGCCGCGGCACCGCGAACTCGCGGATCAACTTCATCCACCCCAAGGACGGCGGCGGCGTGCTCATCGAGCTCGTGGAGCCCGCCTCGGGCGAGGACGCCGAGCACTAGTCAGGCCGGCGCTAAGACCAGCGGCGAGTCGGCCCGCGCGTCTGGCGGTGCCCCCAGCACGACGTGTGCCAGTGCCGTCGATCGTCGACGCGGCCGCCACCGTCGGCCGGCCACACCACCAGGTGCGCTGTAGCGGGCCTGATCTCGTGGTCGCAACCCGGGCACCGGTAGACCTTGGTCGCGCGTGCGGCCGACACCGGGCGTACCTCGTAGTCGTCGCCGTCGGCACCGACCTCGATGCGCCGCGGCCCGGGTAGCGGATCGCGCACGGGGGCCGGCTTGCGCGGGACGCGCCGCTTGCCCATCAGTGCCACCCGCTCATCAGAAGAGTCGGAACTCGTCGCTGTCCATGCCGCGCATTTTGTCGTAATCCAAAGTCACACAACGGATTCCGCGATCAGTCGCGAGCGTACGGGCCTGCGGCTTGATCTGTTGCGCGGCGAACACCCCGGCCACCGGCGCCAGCAGCGAGTCCCGGTTGAGCAGATCCAGATAGCGGGTGAGCTGCTCGACGCCGTCGATCTCGCCGCGCCGCTTGATCTCCACCGCCACCGAGCGTCCCTGCTCGTCCCGGCACAGCAGGTCCACCGGCCCGATCGGGGTCATGTATTCGCGGCGCACCAACGTGTATCCGGCCCCGAGCAGTTCGACGTGCTCGGCCAGCAGCGCCTGCAGATGCGCCTCCACACCGTCTTTCACCAGACCCGGATCGACGCCCAGTTCGTGGCTGGAATCGTGCTCGATCGCCTCCACGGTGATGCGCAGCTGCTCCCCTGCCTTGTTCTCCACCACCCACACCGGGGTCTCGCCGTCGGGCTGTTCGACGATCCAGCAGGGCGGAGACATCCAGTTCAGGGGCTTGTAGGCGCGGTCGTCGGCATGCACGCTGACCGACCCGTCCGCCTTGAACAACAGCAGCCGACGGGCCGAAGGCAGGTGGGCAGTGAGCCTTCCGACGTAGTCGACGGTGCACTGGGCGATGACGAGACGCACCGAACCACCATAGATGCCGGCCGCCGGGTCACTAGGCTGACGCCACAATGAACGCGACCAAGAGCGTGCCGTATCGGTTGGGCCGGGTACTGGAGCGGGTGACGCGGCAGAGCGGACGGCTGGGCACACCGGACTACGGCTCCTGGTTGTTGGGCAGACCCGAGGAGAGCCAGGGCCGCCGCCGCGTCCGCATTCAGGTGATCCTGACGGTCCTCATCCTGTTCACCAACATCCTGGGCATCGCGGTGTCGCTGTTGCTCAACACCGTCGCCATCCCGGTGCCGAGCGTCTTCTCCGATGCACCGGCATGGTTGACGTTCGGGGTCACGCCCGCCTACATGGTGGTCGCGCTGATCTTCGGCACGGCGTGGATCACCTCGCGCACCGTCGCCTCACTGCGGTGGTCGATCGAGGAACGCCGGCCGACCACCGCCGACCAGCGCGCTGTCTTCCTGGCCCCGGCCCGGGTGGCGCAGAGCCTGCTGTTCCTGTGGGGCGTCGGCACTCTCCTGCTGACGTTGCTGTACGGCCTGCAGGATTCGGCGTTCATCCCCCGCTTCCTGTTCGCGGTCGGTTTTCCCGGCATCGTGGTCGCCACGGCGTGCTACATGATCACCGAGTTCGCGCTGCGGCCGGTCGCCGCGCAGGCACTGGAGGCCGGCCGACCGCCGCGCCGGCTGGCACACGGGGTCATGGGCAGGACCATGACGGTCTGGCTGCTCAGCTCCGGAGTGCCCGTGCTGGGCATCCTGTTGCTCGCGATCTTCACGCTGTCGTTGAAGAATCTCAGCCCCACCCAGTTCGCGGTGGCGGTGATGATCATCTCCATCGTCGCTCTGGTCTTCGGGTTGGTCCTGATGTGGCTGCTGGCGTGGCTCATCGCCACCCCGGTCCGGGTGGTGCGCGAGGCGCTCAAGCATGTCGAGCAGGGCGATCTGGACTGCAACCTGGTGGTGTTCGACGGCACCGAACTCGGCGAGCTCCAGCGCGGTTTCAACTCGATGGTGCACGGCCTGCGTGAACGCGAGCGGGTGCGGGATCTGTTCGGCCGCCACGTCGGTCGCGAAGTCGCGCTCGCCGCGGAGAAGCAGCGGATCGAGCTGGGCGGCGAGGAACGCCACGCGGCGGTCATCTTCGTCGACATCATCGGGTCGACGCAGCTCGTCACCAGCAGGCCCGCCGTCGAGGTCGTCGAGTTGCTCAACCGGTTCTTCGACGTCGTCGTCGAGGAGGTCGACAACCACCACGGGCTGGTGAACAAGTTCGAGGGGGATGCGGTGCTCGCGGTGTTCGGCGCACCAGTCTCCCTGGACAACCCCGAGACCGAGGCGCTGAGCGCCGCACGTGCCATGGCGCGGCGGCTGCGCCACGAGATCCCGGAACTGCGCGCGGGCATCGGCGTGGCTGCCGGTCAGGTGGTGGCCGGAAACGTCGGCGCCAAAGAGCGATTCGAGTACACGGTCATCGGCGAGCCGGTCAACGAGGCCGCCCGGCTGTGCGAATTGGCCAAGAACGAACCGCATCTGGTGGTGGCCGCCGCCGACACGGTGACGGGCGCCACCGAGGACGAACGCGGCCACTGGCAGCTGGGCGACACCGTCACGCTGCGCGGCCACGACCAGCCGACGCAGTTGGCGGGTCCGGCCGGTGAGCCCTAGGCCACCTCGAAGTACGGGATCGCCTCGGCGGCGTCGCCGTCACCGAGCAGTTCGAAGGCCACCGTCACCCGCGCCCCGAACAGGTCGGCCTGCGGATCTGCCCCCGGAAACGACGTCCACCACCACGGGCCCTCGTCGAGCTCGACGATACCGACGGGCAGCGTGTGCATCTGGCCGTCGAAGCCCCTCTGGTGAACCACCGACCAGCTGACCACCGTTCCGGTGCCCGCGGCGGGCACCCGGGTGTAGCGCTCGGGTTGCACGGAGACGTCGAACTGGGGCGGCAGGATCTCCCCGGTCTCGATGTCGCGGACGAGCAGGAACTCGCCGCGCTTGGTGCCGTCGAGGAACTCCGCCGAGGCGGCGTCGCGCTCAATGGGGAAGACGGGCATGTGAAGTCGCGCTCCTTGCTCAGTTGTCGGTGCCCAGCACCAGGGTCGAGTGGTAGTCGAGGATGCCACCGTTGCCGGAGACCAGCACACGGTCGTGATCGTCGACCTGACGCCCGCCGCCCTGCCCGCGCGCCTGCACCACGGCTTCGTGCAGCGGCGTCATGCCCCACATGTAGAACGAGCTCAATTCCCCACCGCCGGTGTTGAACTTGAGCCGCCCGCCCGGCCCGATCATGCCGGGCTCGGCCATCGCGGGACCGGCCTCGCCCTTGGGGAAGAAGCCGTAGTCCTCCAGGGTCAGCAGCGCGGTGAAGGTGTAGCAGTCATAGAGCTGGGCGACGCCGATCTCGTCGAGCGTGGTCCGGGCCATCTTCAGCGCCGCCGGGCCCGACTGGGCCGCACCGCTGACCAGACCGAAGTCGTCGTTGCGGATCCCGGCCCGGCCCGGGTGTGCCTGCGCCCAGCCCAACACGCGCACCGGCGGCTGCCGCAGCGCGCGGGCCCGCTCCAGCGACGTCACGATGACCGCCACGCCGCCGTTGCTCACCAGGCAGCAGTCGTAGAGGTGGAACGGTTCGGCGATGTAGCGGCTGTCGTGATACTCCTGCAGCGTCAGCGGCGTCCCGCAGAACTGCGCGATGGGGTTGAACTGTGCCCAGGCGCGCTGCGCGACGGCGATGTGGCCCAACTGATCCGAGGTCGTGCCGTAGGTCTTCATGTGCCTGCGGGCCGCCAGCGCGTACATCGTGGTCGGCGACATGATGCCGTTGGACGCGGTGATCCCGTCGAAACCCCGCGGCAGTGACCCCGCCCCCGAGTACGCCGCCGACGAGCGCGATTTCTCCTTCAGCGGCGCGTCGGCCCACACGATCGCGACGGTGCTCGCCATGCCGGACTGCACGGCCATCGACGCGTACTGAACCATCTGCGCGGCGGTGGAACCGAATCCCTGCATCGCGGTGAGCAGCTTCAGGTCGACCAGGCCCAGCGTGTTCTGCAACTCGATCCCGACCCGGGCCTTGATCCCGCCGGAGACGATCAGGCCGTCGATGTCGGACATCTCCAGTCCGGCGTCGGCAGCGGCGCGGCGCACCGCGTCGGCGGCGAACTGCCGGGCCGTCCTGCCGTACACCTTGCCCTGCTCGGTGATGCCGAGGCCGGCGATGGCCACCGTGGGGTCGCTCATGCGTCGTGTGCTCCTTGTCGGACCGCGAAGTCGATGGCACCGATTGTGTTAGGGCGGCTCGCAAGCTGTAAACGACCGAACAGCTCACCGGTACGTGCGCGGTTGGGAAACCTGTCGCGCGGCGGCATGTCCCAACGGGAAATCAGCTGGTGTCGGGATTCGTGATTTACACCGGGGCCGCCGCCCCCCAGCATGGGGTGGCAAGCCAGGAGAGGCGGATGACGATGACGATCAGTGTGGCCGAGCGCGCAGAACTGCGCACCGCGGTCGGCGAGCTGTTGGCCGACAAGTGCACCGAGGCGGACGTGCGGCGGGTGATGGAGTCCGACGACGGCTTCGATCGCGAGCTGTGGGGACGCCTGGCCGACCAGGGTGTGCTCGGCATGCTCGTCGACCCCGACCTCGGCGGGCTCGGTTTCGACGCCCTCGAGCTCGAGGCCGTCGCCGAGGAGACCGGCGCCGCGCTGCTGCCCGCGCCGTTCATCTCCAGCGCCGTGCTGACCGTCGCGCTGATCAACGCGGCGGGATCCGACGACGACAAGCAACGCCTGCTGCCCACGCTCGCCGACGGCACGTCGATCGGCACGGTCGCGCTGACCGGCCCGTCCGGCACGTGGACGGCCGACGGCGTCGACGTGCGCGCCGGAGCCGACGGCACCCTCACCGGCACCGCGCATTACGTCACCTGGGGCCAGGTCGCCGACGTCGTGCTGGTCGTCGCCCGCACCGACGACGGTGTCGGCGTATTCGAGGTCGAAACGGACGCAACAGGTTTCGACCGCGCCGCGGCGACGGTCTTCGACCCGACGGTGCGCCTGTCGACCTACACGTTCACGGACACCCCCGCGCGCCGCCTCGGCACCGCGGGATGGGAGGCCGTCCAGGAAGCGCTGGACTACGCGGTGGTCGCGTCGGCCGGTGAGCAGGCCGGCGGCACGCGGCGCATCTTCGACATCACCATCGCCTACCTCAAGACCCGGTTCCAGTTCGGCCGGGCGATCGGCAGTTTCCAGGCGCTCAAGCACATGGCCGCCGACCTGCTGCTGGAGGTCGAATCGGCCACCTCCGCCGCGCAGAACGCGGCGGCACAACTCGCCTCCACCGGCGACACAGCCGCGAGCACCGAAGAGGCCCGCGCCGGGGCGGTCGCGCTGGCCGGCTTCGCCTGCGCCGAGGCCTATGCGAAGACCACCATGGATGCGGTGCAGATGCACGGCGGCATCGGCTTCACCTGGGAACACCCCGCGCACCTGTACGTCCGCCGGGCCCGGACGGGCCTGCAGCTGTTCGGCGACTCGGAACTCGCACCGCGAACGCTATCTGCTCTCGAAAGGCGCATGAGAATGAGCGACAACAATCTGCCGAGCGCCGAGGAACTGCGCACCGAGGTCCGCGAATGGCTGGACCGGAACTGGACCGGTGTCACGCTGCCCAAGTCCGATGACCCGTGGGTCAGCCCGCCTGAGCGGATCGCCTGGCTGGACAAGGTCGTCAAGGCCGGCTACGGCGCACCCACCTATCCGACCGAGTGGTACGGCCGGGCGTACCCGAACAAGCTGGCCAAGGTGATCGCCGAGGAGTTCCGCGCGGTCCACGCGCCCGGCGCCTGCCAGGACAAGTTCAGCATCCCGGCCAACACGACGCTCGCGTTCGGCACCGAGCAACTCAAGGCGGATCTGCTGCGGGACTTCCTGACCGAGAAGTCGCGCACCTGCCTGCTCTACAGCGAGCCCGGTGCCGGCTCGGATCTGGCGGGGGTGCGCACCACCGCGGTGCGCGACGGCGACCAGTGGATCATCAACGGCCAGAAGGTGTGGACCTCGGGCGCCAAGACTTCGCAGTATGCGCTGCTGATCGCCCGGACCGACTGGGATGTGCCCAAGCACAAGGGCATCACGTTCTTCATCGTGCCGATGAACCAGCCGGGCATCGAGATTCGGCCGCTGGTGCAGATCACCGGCGACGCGCATTTCAACGAGGTGTTCATCACCGACGCCAAGGTGCCCGACGCCTACGTCGTCGGCGGGGTCGGCAACGGCTGGCGGGTGCTGCAGACCGCGCTGGCCTACGAGCGGTCCATCATGGGCTCCGGAACCAGCCTGCACCGCAAGGAGTCCCGCGGAAACAGCCTGGTCGAGATGGCCCGCGCACACGGCAAGCTGGACGACTCCGCGATCCGCCGGCAGCTGGCCGATGTGCTCGCACTGCGAGAACTCAACGCCCTCAACAACGCCCGGGCCAAGGCCGAGGCCAAGCAGGGCACCGCCAGCCCGGTCATGTCCCTGGGCAAGCTGGCGACATCGCGCATCCTGCACGCCGAGGCGCGGCTCAAGACCGACGTCATCGGTGCGCAGGCGCTGCTGGCCGGACCGGACAACGCGGAGGCCGACGAGGTGAACTTCCTGACGCTCAACGCGTTCTTCACCTCGATCGGCGGCGGCACCGACCAGATCCAGCGCAACATCATCGGCGAGCGGGTGCTCGGGCTGCCCAAGGAGCCCGAGGTCGACCGCGACATCCCGTTCCGCGAAATCCGGAAGAACTGACCAGATGAGCTACGACCCGCCGCTGCTGGGTGTCCGGATACTCGACGCCTCCTCGGGCCCGATGACCGCCGTCGGCCGGCTGTTCGCCGACCTGGGCGCCGACGTCACGGCACTGCGCCTCGCCGGGGTGACCGCCGACGAGCAGGCCGGCCCGATCGTCGACTCCGTCGACGTGCAGACCGCGATCAACCGGCACGGAATGCCCACCGCGGACATCGATCCCGCCACAGCGGCCGGACGTGAGCAGTTCGCCGCGCTGCTGGCCGACGCCGACATCCTGATCGAGAACACCCGCCCCGGCTCCCCCGCCGAGGCGGCGCTGGCGGTACGCGACATCAGGGCCGCGCACCCGTCCCTGGTGATCCTGTCGATCAGCGACTTCGGCCGCGACAACGAGTACTGCAACTGGCAGGCCACCACGCCGGTGCTGCATGCGCTGAGCAGCGAACTGTCGAGATCGGGCATCCCCGGCCGGGAACCGTTGGTGCCGCCCGCGGACCTGCCCTATCAGGTCGCCGCCGCGCAGGCCGCGGTGATGACGCTGAGCCTGTTCCTGGACCGGTTACGCACCGGCGAAGGCGATCTCATCGATTTCTCAGTGCTCGACGGCGCCATGCAGACCCTCGATCCGCCCTTCGGCACGGCCGGCAGCGCGTCGGCCGGGGTGGCACTCAGCGCGCAACAACGCAACTGGGACGCCGAGCGTCAGCGCTACCCCATCATCCCGTGCAAGGACGGCCACGTCCGCATCTGCATCCTGTCGAAGCGGCAGTGGCGCGGCATGTTCGCGTTGATGGGCAGCCCCGAGGAGTTCGCCGACCCGTCCTACGACAAGCTCGGCAAACGCTTCCACTCCCCCCACCTGCTGGAGGCGATCGAGAAGTTCTGCGCCGACAAGACCCGCGCCGAGCTCGAGCGCGCGGGGCAGGCCCACGGCGTGCCCACCGCGGCGGTGCTGACGCTGTCAGAGGCGCTCAACGCCGACCACTTCACCGCGCGCGGCTTCTTCCGCGACGTGGAACTGGCCCCTGGCGTGCCCGCGCCGGTACCGGTCGGCGTCAGCGAGATCGACGGCCACCGCGCCGGCGCGCCGGACAACGCGCCCACCGGGGCCGACCGTCTCGGCGCCGCGCCGATCCTTTCCGCGCGGCAGCGCCGGGGCCAGGGGCTGCCGCTGGAAGGCATCCGCGTGCTGGATCTGGGCGTGATCGTGGTCGGCGCCGACACCGGACGGTTGTTCGGCGACCTCGGCGCCGATGTCGTCAAGATCGAACACACTGCGCATCCGGACGGTCTGCGGGTGGGCAGGCTGACGTCGATGACGCAGCCGTTCGCCGCGGGGCACCGCAACAAGCGGTCGATCGGCATCGACCTGCGGTCCGACGAGGGCAGGGCCCTCGCCCACCGTCTGGTGCAGCAGTGCGACGTGGTGCTGTCCAACTTCAAGCCGGGCGTGGCCCAGGCACTGGGCATGGATCACGCGACGCTGCGGCAGATCAACCCGGGCATCGTGGTCGTGGACAGTTCCGCGTTCGGCCCGACCGGCCCGTGGGCCGAGCGGCTCGGCTACGGACCGCTGGTGCGCGCCGCCGTCGGGTTCACCAACCTGTGGGTGTACCCGCGTGAGCCCGAGACGTTCTGCGACACCGTCACCGTCTACCCCGACCACGTCGCGGCCCGGATCGGCACCCTGGCCGCCCTGGCGCTGCTGCTGCGCCGGGAACGCACCGGCACCGGCGGCGCGGCGAGCATCTCGCAGGCCGAGGTGATGCTCAGCCATCTCGCTGCCGACATCGCCGCCGAGGCGCTGCAGCGGGCCGGGCATACGCGCACCGAGGCCCGGATGCCCGACGCCCCGTGGGGGCTGTACCCGGCCGACGGCGAGGACCAGTGGGTGGCGGTCACCGTGCGCGACGAGACCGACCTGAGCGCCCTGGCCGAGGTCATCGGCTTCACCGCCGGGGACCGCGCGTCGATCGACGACGCTGTGCGGACGTGGACCGCGCAGCGCTCCCGGATCGAGGCGATGGAGCTGCTGCAGGCCGCCGGTGTGCCTGCGGGCGCGGTGCTGCACGCCGAGGAGATTCCTGGTTGGGGCTATTACGAGCAGCGGCGCGCGTTCCGGGAGGAGCTGCACCCGTACGGGTCAGCGCCGTTCATGATG contains:
- the mce gene encoding methylmalonyl-CoA epimerase, yielding MTAEQTDARPALATALVTGIDHVGIAVPDLDVAIKWYHDHLGMIVLHEEVNEEQGIREAMLSVRGAPVGSPQLQLMSPVDDSSTIAKFLDKRGPGLQQFAYRVSDIEALSERLREQGVRLIYDAPRRGTANSRINFIHPKDGGGVLIELVEPASGEDAEH
- the nucS gene encoding endonuclease NucS — its product is MRLVIAQCTVDYVGRLTAHLPSARRLLLFKADGSVSVHADDRAYKPLNWMSPPCWIVEQPDGETPVWVVENKAGEQLRITVEAIEHDSSHELGVDPGLVKDGVEAHLQALLAEHVELLGAGYTLVRREYMTPIGPVDLLCRDEQGRSVAVEIKRRGEIDGVEQLTRYLDLLNRDSLLAPVAGVFAAQQIKPQARTLATDRGIRCVTLDYDKMRGMDSDEFRLF
- a CDS encoding adenylate/guanylate cyclase domain-containing protein; translation: MNATKSVPYRLGRVLERVTRQSGRLGTPDYGSWLLGRPEESQGRRRVRIQVILTVLILFTNILGIAVSLLLNTVAIPVPSVFSDAPAWLTFGVTPAYMVVALIFGTAWITSRTVASLRWSIEERRPTTADQRAVFLAPARVAQSLLFLWGVGTLLLTLLYGLQDSAFIPRFLFAVGFPGIVVATACYMITEFALRPVAAQALEAGRPPRRLAHGVMGRTMTVWLLSSGVPVLGILLLAIFTLSLKNLSPTQFAVAVMIISIVALVFGLVLMWLLAWLIATPVRVVREALKHVEQGDLDCNLVVFDGTELGELQRGFNSMVHGLRERERVRDLFGRHVGREVALAAEKQRIELGGEERHAAVIFVDIIGSTQLVTSRPAVEVVELLNRFFDVVVEEVDNHHGLVNKFEGDAVLAVFGAPVSLDNPETEALSAARAMARRLRHEIPELRAGIGVAAGQVVAGNVGAKERFEYTVIGEPVNEAARLCELAKNEPHLVVAAADTVTGATEDERGHWQLGDTVTLRGHDQPTQLAGPAGEP
- a CDS encoding OB-fold domain-containing protein, whose amino-acid sequence is MPVFPIERDAASAEFLDGTKRGEFLLVRDIETGEILPPQFDVSVQPERYTRVPAAGTGTVVSWSVVHQRGFDGQMHTLPVGIVELDEGPWWWTSFPGADPQADLFGARVTVAFELLGDGDAAEAIPYFEVA
- a CDS encoding thiolase family protein, which encodes MSDPTVAIAGLGITEQGKVYGRTARQFAADAVRRAAADAGLEMSDIDGLIVSGGIKARVGIELQNTLGLVDLKLLTAMQGFGSTAAQMVQYASMAVQSGMASTVAIVWADAPLKEKSRSSAAYSGAGSLPRGFDGITASNGIMSPTTMYALAARRHMKTYGTTSDQLGHIAVAQRAWAQFNPIAQFCGTPLTLQEYHDSRYIAEPFHLYDCCLVSNGGVAVIVTSLERARALRQPPVRVLGWAQAHPGRAGIRNDDFGLVSGAAQSGPAALKMARTTLDEIGVAQLYDCYTFTALLTLEDYGFFPKGEAGPAMAEPGMIGPGGRLKFNTGGGELSSFYMWGMTPLHEAVVQARGQGGGRQVDDHDRVLVSGNGGILDYHSTLVLGTDN
- a CDS encoding acyl-CoA dehydrogenase family protein yields the protein MSDNNLPSAEELRTEVREWLDRNWTGVTLPKSDDPWVSPPERIAWLDKVVKAGYGAPTYPTEWYGRAYPNKLAKVIAEEFRAVHAPGACQDKFSIPANTTLAFGTEQLKADLLRDFLTEKSRTCLLYSEPGAGSDLAGVRTTAVRDGDQWIINGQKVWTSGAKTSQYALLIARTDWDVPKHKGITFFIVPMNQPGIEIRPLVQITGDAHFNEVFITDAKVPDAYVVGGVGNGWRVLQTALAYERSIMGSGTSLHRKESRGNSLVEMARAHGKLDDSAIRRQLADVLALRELNALNNARAKAEAKQGTASPVMSLGKLATSRILHAEARLKTDVIGAQALLAGPDNAEADEVNFLTLNAFFTSIGGGTDQIQRNIIGERVLGLPKEPEVDRDIPFREIRKN
- a CDS encoding CoA transferase, with amino-acid sequence MSYDPPLLGVRILDASSGPMTAVGRLFADLGADVTALRLAGVTADEQAGPIVDSVDVQTAINRHGMPTADIDPATAAGREQFAALLADADILIENTRPGSPAEAALAVRDIRAAHPSLVILSISDFGRDNEYCNWQATTPVLHALSSELSRSGIPGREPLVPPADLPYQVAAAQAAVMTLSLFLDRLRTGEGDLIDFSVLDGAMQTLDPPFGTAGSASAGVALSAQQRNWDAERQRYPIIPCKDGHVRICILSKRQWRGMFALMGSPEEFADPSYDKLGKRFHSPHLLEAIEKFCADKTRAELERAGQAHGVPTAAVLTLSEALNADHFTARGFFRDVELAPGVPAPVPVGVSEIDGHRAGAPDNAPTGADRLGAAPILSARQRRGQGLPLEGIRVLDLGVIVVGADTGRLFGDLGADVVKIEHTAHPDGLRVGRLTSMTQPFAAGHRNKRSIGIDLRSDEGRALAHRLVQQCDVVLSNFKPGVAQALGMDHATLRQINPGIVVVDSSAFGPTGPWAERLGYGPLVRAAVGFTNLWVYPREPETFCDTVTVYPDHVAARIGTLAALALLLRRERTGTGGAASISQAEVMLSHLAADIAAEALQRAGHTRTEARMPDAPWGLYPADGEDQWVAVTVRDETDLSALAEVIGFTAGDRASIDDAVRTWTAQRSRIEAMELLQAAGVPAGAVLHAEEIPGWGYYEQRRAFREELHPYGSAPFMMENVQIHCEHVADPPLGQAPLLGEQTAEIAEELLGLDSGQIADLHERGVLETPEVEAAAQP